In Lolium rigidum isolate FL_2022 chromosome 3, APGP_CSIRO_Lrig_0.1, whole genome shotgun sequence, the genomic window gcggtttttcattatctatccaacggtataacaTTTGCATAGTTCTGACAAATGGTTGGGaacacgaagtagaatcagtagctctgaagaaaatgggaagttcaggtaagttcgacaaaaaagttgaaccctgttatccgggaagtacaaccttgtgtccagggatgtacaagtcggtgctcagaatattattctgcaaccggttgcaactGGTGAGGCTTTGGCTCTGTTTTTCAAGTACAGCGTGTTGACCTTGATCGTTGGAGAGTCAGCTTCACCGTAACATGGGCCCGTTATTTTCATTCAGACCACTTAATGCCTTGTGATGTTATCCTTCTAGTCTTGTGAATTCTCATCAATATTTTGTTTTTTTCAGACAGAGATAAATCATCATAGCTCTTCTGCGTCATCTTACATGGTTTGAATGAAACCAGGCCTTTACCTGATTCTTTGGAGAAGTTCAGACCCATGAAAATCCATATGTAAACACTTGATTTGAAGCTCCCGTTGTGCATGCTACTGCCTGAAACAAACTGCACTTATGTATATAGCTGAATATCTTTATTCGCGGGTCCTGTCCATGTACTGTACTTGCTTATGAATGCTTCCTTGTATTGGTGTCATCTAACAGATCATATCCGGAATTGTTGTACATCAAGAATGATCCATCTCACCTACTTGACATATTGTAATTCACATTTTATGCCCCATTTTATACCATATTTTATGTTGATTTATGTGACAACATAATATTGTTGGAAGATATAACCGATGTAATTGGAAGTACTACTTCCCAGATTTCTTATGTATGCCAATTTTAACAGATCTCTCTAGCTAGCAGATTAGAAGTTTTTGTTTGTAGAGTTGAAGGGTCCTTTGAACATGAAGGCAGCTAGATAAATGTAGCTATCTTAGTTGTTAATTATATGCACATGCATGCTTGTATGGTCGACAAAAATGCAGGGCTAGCTAATTAGCTGAGCTAGCGAATTCCAAATAGTGCACAATGAAATTTTAAATAAGAACTAAAAAATCAAGTTGACCTTTACATCACATGTACCCTACACAGTTGATTTGTAGCTTGTCTCGAGTGTCACTATCAAGACATCTTACGTTTGCCTTTTTTTTACGTCGCTTGCAAGGTTAGCAACCTGATTTAGTTAGTCGATTGGAAAAGGCATAATCATATTTGGGAAAACATATGTTGTTCTATTGTTCACCGAAAGATTCAGTGCTAACTGAATTGAATTGGTTGTCTAGAACGTAAGAGTTCCTAGCAAACACCATAATTTTCACTCAGGTAACACGAAATTCTAGCTTTTAAAAAGAGGGATTTTAGGGCCACCAATTACAGTTTTCTTCAGGCAGTGCTTACTCCATAGCTTATCTACACTGGGAAAGACCACATCAGCCCAACTCATGCCATAGCTTATCTTCTCACCGTCACTAGAATTTTCTCCGGTGCATTGTGGTAACCAGCTAGTCGGCAGAGAAACAGTGCCGGAGAGACTTGTCCAGTGAGCTGATGTGCGGTACGAAGGCGCTGCTAGAGTCACCGATAAGAGCCAAGGCACCACTGCCATTGGGTGTCTAAGGCCCTTGGTGTGGACGGGAGCTCCAATATCGACCATTGCACTGCATCTTTGATCCTTCGCTGCATCCTTGCTTCCCCCTGTAAGCCTGGCAATTTGATAATGTCATCGCAGGGTCAGATCGCTTACCCAACCAATAAGAAAAAAACCAACTCAAACTTGAAAAATCAAACGGGAAGTAATTAGTGGTAATTGGAGAAACAAGTTGCTCGGCAATGACCTGGGACGTGCTGCTATGGCCAAAACCGAAAACGCCGTTAATCTTTTTGAAGCCAACAGAAAACACGCCGAGGGACCAGTCCATCACGTATACCAATTCCTTTACTGGTATCCGGACAGGTGTACTCCTTTATTTCTAGTTATCTACATAAACCAACTTCCAAATAAAGGAGCAGAATAACATTGAAGCAACATATGTGCTTCCAGTATACCATTTTGTCCGCTGCCCACCCAACTAGACATAAATATCGAGCAAAGTTTTAGAAGTAGTGTCTCGCTTGTAGCTATTGGCCTACTGCCAAAATGGGGAAATGGAAATGACATAGTAGCATAATGGGTGTGCAATAAATGGAAAACCATGCAGATAACATCATAACAATGTAGATGAATCAATATCAAATGAGAGTAAATAAACAAATGTCAACGGAAGTCATGCAGTGGTAAACACATAGCTCTGAAAGACAGGAAAAAGGTTAAAGATGAACATGAATCTTAAGAAGAAAAAGGTGATATGGATATTCCAATATGTTTGTTTCGAGAATTTGCCACATATGTAGAAACCCCATAAAAAGGATTTATATTGTTTCACCAATAAGTGGCTGATGTATGTATGAGAAGGTGTGAAAATCAAAAATTCATTCCATGAAGGATCAGAAGTTATCCCATGACGAAATGTAGAAGGTATGCcaatcttttcttttatttttaaatgAAAAGCTGCACACTTAGTAATAAAGTAATAGCCCTTTTGGAATCAATGAAAGAATAAAACCCAGCCATGTTAAAATAAGGTGCAGGGATAAATTAGTCAAATGCTTATAGGTGACCAGAAAAATATGTACCTCctaaacaagttgaatatattcCTGAAGAAAAAAAGGCAGAATGGAGTTAAATTGCATTAGAAATAAGGTAGTAATTCTAAGACATTTACAAAGATATTAAGCATAATACACGTTGGCTGGACTGGTTAATCTTGTCGAAAGCAGGAGTATGCAGCATGCTAGACTGAAAAACATATAATGGCAATGAACGTAAAAGCAAGATTAACATTTTATGGAGGCCCTATTAATAAGAAAATGACCACGTAATTTTTTTTTACAATTACTACAACATATGGAATctgaatattttctttaaatagctaCGCTCTCTCTATCTCATTCTTCGCATTCATTGCAACAAGCATAAAAACCATGTGTGAGCTTCATTTAATTCATATACGTAACCAGAATGTATTTCATAATGCCATTTATAGAACTAGTACAATTTTCTTTCGATTTGGTACTTTCACATAGAACCTAGCTGAGCATGCCCACAAGCACTAGATTAGATATACAATTGAAGCCAACAAATTAAGAAGATGCATAATTACTTACTTAAAGATCCAGTTTTTTATAGCAACAATAGTTACGACTAGTAAAATTTTACTACAGACCAAGATGATGAGGACTAATTAATAGAAGGATGCACACTGATGGCTGTTTAAAACACTACAAGCAAGAAAACTTGTTAAGAAACAGCCAACACCTTGTGATAGACGACATATCTCAAACACTAGAGCATCTCTTTAATACCCAACCTTTTCCATCAGACCTCTGAACTCACCTTGAGATTTACAGGCATCCGTAATCCAAATGGTGTTTCGTTTGATGTACCATTTCATACTAGAATGGGTACACATCATGCAGCAGATTGTACCATAATTATCACTAGGACGGCCACAACCATCATTTTGTACTAACCAAACAGGTTAGATGGTTAATTCACCATCGGATCTCATCGTACAATGGTTCCATCCATCATGCATCAGATTGTACCATAATTCTCACCAGAGCGACCACAACCATCATTTTGTACTAAGAAAAAAAGTTAGATTCAGATATTTGTTTAGATGCAGTTTTACGGTCAGATGGTTAATTCACCATCGGTTTCCATAAACGAAATACCCCCATAATTTGGTCTACCAGCTCTCTCCAAAAGCTAAACACAAAATTAGCAAAGTAACCCCTCACCTAAAACTACGAAATTCGGAGCAGAGCAGGATGTGGCTGCAGCTCTGCCCTGGTAAATCGAAAGAGCAAGTCAATTAAGATCCAAGGCAGTGACGTGCATAATTCCTTATCAGTAAGAGCAGCTCGCACATACCTGAATCTTGAACAGATCGAAGTCATTGCTGGGCGCAACAAAAAAATTGGGATAAGAATAGCAACTAAGCAAGTAAACAATTCGGGTACGGTAGAAGCAGGAGGATGATGAATTTAATTACTCACCGTACGTGAGCTGGTGGCCTCCGGTCTCCCCCAGATCGTAGCTGCGGTCCGTGAGGAGCAGGTCTTCCTCCGGGTGCAGTGCTGGTGGAGAGGCGTGCTTGATCCGCCGCAGACAGCAGTGGGCTTGAGTTCATTCCTTCGATGGCCATGGAGGAGCGGAGGCCATACGCACGCGTGGTCGCCTACCGCCCACCACGTCGCCGCCCGCTGCAGCCGCCCGCCGCCCGTCGCATTCCCCCGCTGCAACGCCCCACCACCTGCCGCCCGCCGCAATCCTAGCTGCAGCCGTAAGCAGCAATCGCCAATAGCAGTCGCTCGCCGTCCGCCCCAATCGCCACCGCAGTCGTTGCTTGAACCGCCGGTGCACACGATGACCTTGATTAGAAAGGTGGGCTAATGGGCTAGCTAGTAACATTGGTGGGAGAAGAAACCGTCCACGTAAAAGGAAAAAGAAGGTTACAACGATGGAGGAGAAATTTGGCTGGGCCTCACCGGGTGCGACGGAGCCAGACGGTGGTGTGGTTCGGTCCAATCGACCCGGGTGCAGAATTACTTATTCTGCACCCAGGGGGTTTAATAGaggttctatatatatatatatatatattgaaaatagtgggctaccatgggtGGTAGCTATGCATATATATCCAACCATTAGATCTTCTATAGAGAGCATGAAACTGCATCCAGGGAGCACAAATTATTAACGGAACTAGCTAACATCGTCACACCGAGAATAGCATGTCCACAACCTCGCCTTCCGCACATGTCGTAGCCATTCTTCATTGCCTCCCCAACCCACACATCCCCCACCCATCCCCTTTTCCCCTCTCCAACCTCTGCTCACATCCTTCCCCCCCAACGGCTGGCCGCCGTGTGGGGAGAAATCAAGGTGGCATGCGTACCGGAGAGATGGGAGGAGACGGGCGGGCGCATGCTTGTGAAGGGTTCCCGGGATCAGCAGCTCCCTCTACCCTGCCTCCTTGCGGCTTCCTTGCCGGGGAAACCACCACGCCGCCTCTATCGCGAATTCCACCACCGGCGACCCCCACCGTGTCAAATTTTTCTAGTACTTGTTTTCTTGGTCTTCACTTTGCCCTTTTTCTCAGATCTTTTTCCTGGTCCGTTGCCCTGTCAATGGCCGCACCTCGTTCGCCCTGTCAGTGGTTGCGCCTCATTTTAATCACCGGCTGCTGCGCCTCATTTTTCCATGCCACCGGCCTGCATCTCACGGCCCAGTCGGCGTCGGAAAGGAGCCATGGGAGCTGGCGGTGCGAGCAGACAGTTGGGGCGGGAGGCGCTATCTCCGTCGGGCGAATCTGGGACGGAACCAGGAAATACGGGATGCCGTTGGAGGTCTTCCCGTCGTTCTTTTTTCAATCAGTTTTGCcttacttttttttcttcttttcgatCTGGATTTGTTCACGGTTCAGAGAATCAGTCCTGCCATTTTTTTTCATTAATCTATTTTGTTTCACTTTTTTCCTTCCTGATCTGGATTCTTCACGGTATGAGGGAATCAGGTCCATGTCGATTTTTAATCTGTGGCCATGGTGGTGGCCACCGCCAGATCTACGCGGTGACGAAGCTTGGTTAGTGGCTCCGACGCGGTTGTTTTTTCTACAAGGTCGGTAGAGGAATCAGTCGTGTGCAGGTTCTAGATCAAGCTGTTTCTTACTACCTTTTTCTTGATCTCTCTTCGCGTTATTTTCTCACCAAAACTAGCTCATGTTCTCTCTGAAATTTATAATTCCTCTAGCTCTTTCATTTATTCTTGTTGTCGATCCAATGTTCGTTATTTTGGTAACTCTTGTTGTTGCATCTCCCCCTGGCTACCATGGATTCCGGCGCTGCCCCGGGCCTCCCACCGCGGCGGCCGAGTGCTCCAGCGGGTGAGCGGCTGGGGTGGGAGGTGGTTGGATGGAGCTGAGATGGAGGGGGTCGCCCTGCCTACAGTAAAACTGATGTTGGTGTCTGATGTTGGAATTTTAGTGTCAACATATTTGTTTGATGTTGCTATTATTTTTGGAAAAAACTTGATTTGATTTTTTAGTGATCCACATGTTTGCTGGATCTTCATTCCTCTCTCCTTTTCTTGGAACTTCTTCTCTCTACCTCGATAATTCTTGTAGTCGAAGCGCTGGATGCATGGATCACTGTGAACGAACTTCTCATCCTTttctatttttacaaaaaattgGTGTTTATCTTGGAAACATGCTCACCGGCGCGGTCGGATGAAGGTGAAGACGCCGTCCGTGATGTGTGCATCGGAAGCAGCCAGCAGAGGAGCCTCGCTCCTGTGGtaaggaggaggaggggttggAGCTCTGTTTTTTCCATCAATGTCAGCCCAGGGTAACCTCTGCTTTGTGATTTCGATTTGTGTAGCCTCTGTACTAGGACGGGGAAGTTTTCTTGCGCCTGGCTTGTTGCTCTGGACCTGTCCTCCTGTGGATTATTTCCTGCTGCCCTTGCCTTGATACTGATACATCCCCTTTCCTTTGTTTTTCTGATCTGCACTTTGTATTTTCTTTCTGACCTGAATCTGTTAAATTCTGGGCTTTGATGTGTACTCTACATGGATTTGATGTTTCAGATTGGTAAAATAGAAAGCAAGTGGTGATGAGTTACAGTTAGATGTGCATTTTCTAGTGTATTGAACTTATCAGCTTGAGTCCATGAGGATCGCGAGTGCTATTTTCCCTCCCCAGTTTGGCTTTCTGCTCTAGAGTGCTCAAAGGGACACATGTTCAGTCGGCACTGCAGGAGCTAGGTTCTTGGTTCATTTGTTCTGGTCAAATTGTCCTCCCGTATGTGCTGCTATTGAAGACTAATTTCGTGAGATATAGAGCAGGTCGCCTGGTCAAATTGTTGATTTCCTTTGTTTGAGAGAGAAACAGAGCGGAGAGACGGAGATGGATTGGGAATCAGATAACAGGAGAGACACATGCGGCTGCTAGAGTTGATTTCATCTTTTGGGTTGAAGAAGACGCTAGAGACAAGCAAAATTAACCCCTGATTGCTCATGGTCATTGGTCTTGATGCCCTTCTGCCGGAAACAGTATGAACAACACTCACCTCAGGTAATTGATTGCTCATACAGTCATACTCAAAAGACTTACATTTGTGTTTGTAGACTGTAGTTATTCATCGATGAAATTTGGGATTATGGCTATGTACAATTTTTCAGTGCCGCTAGTACTTTGGACTTCTTTATTCTAAATTATATAAAATGGTATCCATCACATATTTCTGTGTATCTCCATGATACTTGATGTTGTCCATTCTTTGACTAAAGGCATGAAGCAATTAAAAGTGGAGCTTGTTTTGCCTTTTAATATCTCAATCCTGGCTACTTTACCGCTAATCCTTTAAAAAGTACTTATGATTCAGTCTTCCTTTACCAAAAATAATTGCTTTTTGTTTGTGGCAATCTGTTTGATGTAAAGATAAAATAAAGTTATGTTCACTGTTATAGAAAACAAGGATTCTTTCTTTGGTATTGATGTTAATCCCTGTACCTTAAGTCTAATAGCTGAGTGCGCTGTTACTTATCATATATGTTCATAAATACTACCAGAAGTGAATGTTAGTTTGCTCAAAACTTTGCCAAGATCAGGTTTTATGTGTTCATTTGTTGCATACAGTTGTGTCCGTTTGTTTTACAGGTTCTGCTACAAGTGTAAGAATGGCACCCAGAGCAGGTGACTACAAATCCAATAACGAGCCTGAGATAGCGGACAGTAGGTATCATCTAAGATCATTCTGATGATGATGTTGCATGCGAGAAGTAATGGGAAAAGGCACCAGATTCAGAAGGTGAAGCAGTTGGTAGAGATGATTAAGGGCACACACTGTGTAGAGATTTCCATGCGTTTCAATTTGTTGATGTATACTGGTGTATTGTTGAAATAAACAAATTTATGGTTGTAATTAAGGACCAGTAGAACGTTGCCGACAATTTGTCGTAGACCACAAGATTATGTATGTGGTAGCTCTTGAAAAACACAAACAGACATGGCCTCTCACAAGTTTGATTTACCAGCCTAAGATCCGAATACAATCACACTTTTTTCTCGATTGAAAAGTATATGGCCCTGGCTTTCTCATGCGTGTTTTATATGAGTGCGCTTTAGCTACGTGACTAGTATTGTACATGGAGCGTACTAGCACAAGCTGTCAATTTCTCAAC contains:
- the LOC124698769 gene encoding uncharacterized protein LOC124698769; its protein translation is MNSSPLLSAADQARLSTSTAPGGRPAPHGPQLRSGGDRRPPAHVPMTSICSRFRNIFNLFRRLTGGSKDAAKDQRCSAMVDIGAPVHTKGLRHPMAVVPWLLSVTLAAPSYRTSAHWTSLSGTVSLPTSWLPQCTGENSSDGEKISYGMSWADVVFPSVDKLWSKHCLKKTVIGGPKIPLFKS